Below is a genomic region from Candidatus Binatia bacterium.
CGGGTGGGTGCGGGACCGTTTACCGTGTGAGCACCACTGGCACGGAGAAAGTCCTGTACAGCTTCCATGGCGGCAGCTCCGACGGGGCCAACCCGGCCGGGAATTTGATCGACGTGAACGGCACGCTATATGGCACGACCGAATACGGCGGTGGCGGATGCCCTGATCTTGGCTGCGGGACCGTGTACAGAATTAGCACGACCGGAACCGAGACGATGCTCCATAGCTTCGCTGATAGCTCATCCGACGACGGATATGCCCCGCTCGCGGGTTTGATCGACGTCAATGGCACTTTGTACGGCACGACGAAATATGGCGGCGCAAACTGTGAGAGCTTTCTGGGCTGCGGAACCGTTTACAGCATTAGCACGAGCGGCTCGGAAAAAGTGCTCTTCAGTTTCGGTGGCAGCCCCGACGGGGCGTGGCCAATCTCGGGCTTGATCAACGTGAAGGGTACTTTGTACGGCACGACGTTCACGGGCGGTTCATCCGGCCACGGAACGGTTTATCGCATAACCACAACCGGTACCGAGAAAGTGCTGCATAGCTTCAGCAACTCGCCGGACGGAGCGAGCCCCACCGCGGGGCTGATCGACGTGAACGGCACCCTGTACGGCACGACGAAAACTGGCGGCGGCACGCCGTGTGGGACGTCCTTTTACTTGGGCTGCGGAGTCGTTTACAGTATTACCACTACCGGCAAGGAGAAGGTGCTGCACAGCTTCGTTCCAGCCAGCGACGGTCCGTATTATCCGTTGGGCGGTTTGGTAGAAGTGAGGGGGACCATGTACGGCACGACAGAGGCCGGCGGGCAGTGCGGCGACAGTTGCGGAGTCGTTTACAGCGTTACCACGGCCGGCTATCTGACGACGCTCCACTACTTCCTTGGGGGCTCCGATGGGGAGAACCCCGATACCGCCATGATCGATGTCAACGGTACTCTTTATGGGACGACGCCCAGCGGCGGGAGTTTGAAGTGCGATCATCACCGCGGCTGCGGAACCGTCTTCGCATTGACTCCATAACGACGAGATTGTCCTGCGCATTCCTCCCGTCACCCGGGCCCGCGAGGCCGCATCGCGATAGCCGGCGTTGGGGCTAAGCCTCGCAGGCTGGGGCCCGACCGTGCGAAAAAGCGTTATGGCATAAGGTGTTTGTACGGTCTGACTGCCTTAGCACAAACTAGCGATCTCTAGTCTCTTGGACTAGCGCTACCCACACAGTTACCCATATGGCTTACCCGCATGGCTTTTGGAGCGGTGCCGACCGGCATAAAAAACCCTTACTCAGTAAGGGTTTTTAGGTGGTCGGGCTGACTGGATTCGAACCAGCGATCTCTAGTCCCCCAGACTAGCGCGATAACCAAGCTTCGCTACAGCCCGTTCGATTTTTTCATCGGCTTCTTCGCACGCGATGCGTGGCCGCCGACCGCATCCTTCAAGGAGCTCCCGGCGACAAACGCCGGCACGTTGCGCGCGGCGATTTGTATCTTCTCACCGGTTTTCGGATTGCGCCCCTCGCGCGCCTGACGCGCGCGAACGACGAAACTTCCGAACGGGTTCAGCGCGACGCGGTCGCCCTTTTGCAACGCTCCTTGAATTTCATTTAGGATGAAGTCCACTATCTGACCAGCCTGACGCCTCGACAGAGCTGCCTCTGTGGCTACCGCATCAACTACGTCGGCCTTCGTCAAGTCGGATCTCCTCCGCCCCCGGGATATACGCAGGCCGAATGTGCCCTCCTCCCGCACCCGCCGGCCCTACGCGGAAATGATTTCGGACAGCGCACGCAGCGCCGAGACGTACCCGCGCGCTCCCAGCCCGCTGACGGTCCCGCGGCAGGCGGCCGCCGTCACGCTGGTCCGCCGGAACGCCTCGCGCGCCGCGATGTTCGAAAGATGCACTTCTACGACGGGAATGCCGATCGCCGCGATCGCGTCCGCGATTGCGTACGAGTAGTGCGCGTACGCGCCCGGGTTGATGACGACGCCCGCGTACGCGCCCCTCGCGGCGTGGAGAGCGTCGATGATCCGGCCCTCCGAGTTATACTGCTCGCAGCGGACCTCTAGGTCGAGCATTTTCGCTTCCTGTGCGATCGTAGCGTTCACTTCGGCGAGGGTCTCCGTCCCATAGATTTCCGGCTGGCGTTCGCCGAGCAGGTTGAGGTTTGGTCCGTGCAACACGAGAACGCGCATCGAGTTCGCTTCTTTGGAGGAAAAGCGCGGGCCTCCGAATCAGACGCCCCTCATGCCCGATACGCTGTTCGCAGCATCCGCGCCCGACGCCGCAGTCGCCCTCGTCGCCGCGATCACTACCGATCTGGTCGTAGAGATCCGCGACCGGCACGACCTCTGGCCCACGGCGACCGCCGCCGTGGGGCGCCTTACCACGGGTGCTGCGCTGTTCGGCGCCCAGCTGAAAGGCAACGAGCGCATCTCGCTGCAGATCGCGGGGAGCGGCCCGCTCGGAACGCTGGCGGCCGAGGCGTGGTTATTAGATGAGCGCACGGTCGCCGCGCGCGGATACGCGCAAAACGGGCGGGTGGATCTTCCGATCGACGCACGCGGTAAGTTTGACGTCTCGGGGGCGGTCGGGAAGGGATCGCTTCAGGTTACGCGCTCGAGTGAAATCGGGCAGCCGTACGTTGGCGTGGTTCCGCTTCGCTCGGGCGAGATCGCCGAGGATCTCGCGGTGTATCTCGCTCAGTCGGAGCAGATACCCAGCGTCGTCGCAATCGGCGTGCTGGCCAATCCGGACGGCGTCGTTGCAGCCGGCGGAGTTCTCGCGCGAGCGCTGCCGGGTACCGACGAACGCGCGCTAGCCGAGCTGGAACGGCGCGCGGCCTTGATGCCGCCCGTGACGCAGCTGATCGCGAACGGCGCCGATGCGGGCGCACTGCTGCACGAGCTCGCGGGCGATTGGAAGCTACAATCCCAGCACGAGATGGCCGTGCGATTCGCCTGTCGGTGCAGCCGCGCGAAGGTCGAAGCCGTGCTCTTGGGCCTCGGCGCCGACGAGCTGTTGCGGCTGTCGCGAGAACGCGACGGCACCGAAGCGACCTGCGAGTATTGCAAGTTGCGCTACTTCTTCACCACCTCCGAGGTCGAGGAGCTGCTGGCGCGCGTCTAGCGCCGAGGCAGCACCCGCGCAAACCGGCGCGAGCCCACCGACAGCACGGCGGGAGCCGCGGCCAACCACGGCGCGTTCGGATCGCTCACCGGTCGTCCGTCGATCTTCACGGCGTTGCCCGAGATCAGCCGCTCCGCCGCGCGGCGGCTCTCGGCAAAGCCCGCCTTCACGACGACCTCTGCGACGCGCTTGCACTCGCCCAAATCGATTTCGGGCAGCGATTCGGTCGGGATTTCCTTGCGCTGGACGGTCCGCTCGAAGAATTCGCGCGCGCCCGCCGCGGCCGGCGCCCCGTGGTAGCGCGTCACGATCTCTTCCGCGAGGCGCTTCTTCTCTTCCATCGGATTAGCACGTCCCGCGGCCAGATCCGTCGCGAGCTTGGCGCTGTCGAACTTCGAGCGGAACGCGGCCAGCCGCGCGTAGATCGGCATGAGCTCGTCCGAGATCTTCATGAGCTTGCCGAACTGATCGCTGGGCGCCTCCGCGACGCCGACGTAGTTCCCGAGCGACTTGCTCATCTTCTTCTCGCCGTCCAGACCGACGAGCAGCGGCACCGTCGCGCAGATCTGCGGAAGCTGCCCGAACTCGCGCTGGTACTGGCGCCCCAGCAGCAGGTTGAAGAGCTGGTCCGTACCGCCCAGCTCTACGTCGGCTTCGATCGCGACCGAATCGTACGCCTGCGCGACCGGATAGAGCAGCTCGTGGAGCGAGATCGCGACGCCGGCGTCGTAACGCTCGCGAAAGTCGTTGCGCTCGAGCATCTGCGCGACCGTAGTCTTAGCGAGCAGCTTCACGAAGTCCGAAGGCGAGAGCCGATCGAGCCACTCCGAGTTGTAGCGCAGCTCGACGCGCTCCAGATCTAGCACCTTGCCCGCCTGTTCGCGGTAGGTCTGCATGTTCGCTTCGATCTCGTCGCGCGTCAGCTGCGGACGGGTCACGTTCCGGCCGCTCGGATCACCGATCCGCGCCGTGAAATCGCCGATGATCAGCGTGACCCGGTGCCCGGCCTCCGCGAACAGCGCGAGCTGATGCAGAACGACCATGAAGCCGAGGTGCAGGTCGGCACTGGTCGGATCGATGCCCAGCTTGACGCGCAGCGGCCTGCCCGTCGCTAGACGCTCGCGGAACTCCGCGCTCGTTTCGACGTGCTCGAAACCGTCCAGCAGCGCGTCGGCCGCGTGGCTCACGTGCGCAGCTCGATCATCGTGACGCCGGTCGAGCCTT
It encodes:
- a CDS encoding choice-of-anchor tandem repeat GloVer-containing protein gives rise to the protein MSTTGTEKVLYSFHGGSSDGANPAGNLIDVNGTLYGTTEYGGGGCPDLGCGTVYRISTTGTETMLHSFADSSSDDGYAPLAGLIDVNGTLYGTTKYGGANCESFLGCGTVYSISTSGSEKVLFSFGGSPDGAWPISGLINVKGTLYGTTFTGGSSGHGTVYRITTTGTEKVLHSFSNSPDGASPTAGLIDVNGTLYGTTKTGGGTPCGTSFYLGCGVVYSITTTGKEKVLHSFVPASDGPYYPLGGLVEVRGTMYGTTEAGGQCGDSCGVVYSVTTAGYLTTLHYFLGGSDGENPDTAMIDVNGTLYGTTPSGGSLKCDHHRGCGTVFALTP
- a CDS encoding HU family DNA-binding protein — encoded protein: MTKADVVDAVATEAALSRRQAGQIVDFILNEIQGALQKGDRVALNPFGSFVVRARQAREGRNPKTGEKIQIAARNVPAFVAGSSLKDAVGGHASRAKKPMKKSNGL
- the hslO gene encoding Hsp33 family molecular chaperone HslO, yielding MPDTLFAASAPDAAVALVAAITTDLVVEIRDRHDLWPTATAAVGRLTTGAALFGAQLKGNERISLQIAGSGPLGTLAAEAWLLDERTVAARGYAQNGRVDLPIDARGKFDVSGAVGKGSLQVTRSSEIGQPYVGVVPLRSGEIAEDLAVYLAQSEQIPSVVAIGVLANPDGVVAAGGVLARALPGTDERALAELERRAALMPPVTQLIANGADAGALLHELAGDWKLQSQHEMAVRFACRCSRAKVEAVLLGLGADELLRLSRERDGTEATCEYCKLRYFFTTSEVEELLARV
- the tyrS gene encoding tyrosine--tRNA ligase produces the protein MSHAADALLDGFEHVETSAEFRERLATGRPLRVKLGIDPTSADLHLGFMVVLHQLALFAEAGHRVTLIIGDFTARIGDPSGRNVTRPQLTRDEIEANMQTYREQAGKVLDLERVELRYNSEWLDRLSPSDFVKLLAKTTVAQMLERNDFRERYDAGVAISLHELLYPVAQAYDSVAIEADVELGGTDQLFNLLLGRQYQREFGQLPQICATVPLLVGLDGEKKMSKSLGNYVGVAEAPSDQFGKLMKISDELMPIYARLAAFRSKFDSAKLATDLAAGRANPMEEKKRLAEEIVTRYHGAPAAAGAREFFERTVQRKEIPTESLPEIDLGECKRVAEVVVKAGFAESRRAAERLISGNAVKIDGRPVSDPNAPWLAAAPAVLSVGSRRFARVLPRR
- the aroQ gene encoding type II 3-dehydroquinate dehydratase; the encoded protein is MRVLVLHGPNLNLLGERQPEIYGTETLAEVNATIAQEAKMLDLEVRCEQYNSEGRIIDALHAARGAYAGVVINPGAYAHYSYAIADAIAAIGIPVVEVHLSNIAAREAFRRTSVTAAACRGTVSGLGARGYVSALRALSEIISA